A genomic region of Acidobacteriota bacterium contains the following coding sequences:
- a CDS encoding Do family serine endopeptidase — MKLKALMRGISIVVIVAVAFLGGVMLAGGFHMTAKAAATPPPPPPAVVSGPSHQFDFATLAERIVPSVVSVYSTDVVQPDELRREMPTNPFEFFFGPEFRQPTQQPDQPLVRRSAGSGFFIDSGGELLTNNHVIDDADKIEIQLNDGTTYNVEVVGRDPATDIAVLRVIKPDRDFPFLALGNSKALRVGEWVIAVGNPLNMDDTVTVGVVSGTGRVLGLADNSFENFIQTDAAINFGNSGGPLVNDLGQVIGINTAINAGGQNLGFAVPINTATRILPQLRENGKVVRGYLGAQIRDISPDIQKAFELDTRDGAFVEEVEPGHAADKAGLDHGDAIVSVDGEAVKNPRELIDSVSARQPGSKVKMGVIRDGKQVELKVKLEERPSSEQLQASSPESSEDTTSARIGVTAREISPQLRQVYGIGDQISGVVITRVDPVSPAGEEGLLPGDVITEANGLSIATTEALTQQVRANDNGYLRLYIYRPQFDRYFFAVLNLTE, encoded by the coding sequence ATGAAACTGAAAGCTCTCATGCGCGGAATTTCAATCGTAGTGATCGTGGCAGTCGCATTCCTGGGGGGTGTGATGTTGGCCGGTGGCTTTCACATGACGGCAAAGGCCGCAGCCACACCACCACCACCGCCACCGGCCGTTGTCAGCGGGCCGAGCCACCAGTTCGATTTCGCTACGCTTGCAGAGCGCATCGTCCCATCGGTGGTGTCCGTGTATTCGACCGACGTCGTGCAACCGGACGAGCTCCGGCGCGAGATGCCGACGAACCCGTTCGAGTTCTTTTTCGGTCCAGAATTTCGCCAGCCCACGCAACAACCGGATCAGCCCCTGGTTCGTCGTTCGGCCGGTTCGGGCTTCTTTATCGATAGCGGTGGCGAGCTTTTGACCAACAATCACGTCATCGACGACGCCGACAAGATCGAGATTCAGCTCAACGACGGCACGACATACAACGTCGAAGTGGTCGGCCGCGATCCGGCGACCGACATCGCGGTCTTACGGGTGATCAAGCCGGATCGCGACTTTCCCTTCCTTGCCCTCGGCAATTCAAAGGCTCTTCGGGTCGGCGAGTGGGTGATCGCTGTCGGCAACCCGCTCAACATGGACGACACGGTCACCGTTGGTGTCGTCTCGGGGACAGGACGTGTTCTCGGCCTCGCCGACAACTCGTTCGAGAACTTCATCCAAACCGATGCGGCAATCAACTTCGGCAACTCCGGCGGTCCCCTGGTCAACGACCTCGGTCAGGTCATCGGAATCAACACCGCCATCAACGCCGGAGGTCAAAACCTCGGTTTCGCTGTACCGATCAACACCGCGACCCGAATCCTGCCCCAGCTCAGAGAGAATGGAAAAGTGGTGCGCGGTTACCTCGGCGCTCAGATTCGGGACATCAGCCCTGACATCCAGAAGGCCTTCGAGCTCGACACCCGTGACGGCGCATTCGTCGAAGAGGTGGAGCCCGGACACGCGGCCGACAAGGCCGGCCTCGATCATGGCGATGCGATCGTCTCGGTCGACGGAGAAGCTGTCAAAAACCCACGTGAGCTCATTGACTCCGTTTCCGCGCGGCAACCTGGATCGAAAGTCAAGATGGGGGTAATTCGTGATGGCAAGCAGGTTGAACTCAAGGTCAAGCTCGAGGAAAGACCGAGCTCCGAACAGCTCCAGGCATCTTCCCCCGAATCCTCCGAGGACACCACCTCGGCGCGTATCGGTGTGACGGCACGGGAGATCAGCCCTCAGCTTCGTCAGGTCTATGGTATCGGTGATCAGATCTCCGGCGTGGTCATCACCCGAGTCGATCCGGTATCGCCCGCCGGCGAGGAAGGGCTTCTTCCCGGTGATGTGATAACCGAGGCCAACGGCCTGTCGATCGCCACCACCGAAGCCCTCACCCAGCAGGTCAGGGCAAACGACAACGGCTACCTTCGCCTGTATATCTATCGGCCCCAATTCGATCGTTACTTCTTTGCCGTTCTCAACCTGACCGAGTAG
- a CDS encoding ABC transporter ATP-binding protein, protein MNDHAEAIRLAGLSKRFPGFQLGPLDLTLEAGTVLALVGPNGAGKTTTLNCISGLVVPDEGAVGVFGAPVHPVRTEYRRDVGYVGEESGFFQRWTAGRNLEYLAGLLPGWSNDRARRLADRIGLPLDRPVNKLSRGNTTKLALVAAMSHRPRLLLLDEPTSGLDPVVRAEVLDVLWETIEDGEHAVLYSTHVLSDINRLADELVFLRDGRIVLRTGRDELGERWRRVSFRLTNEEVELSGVVEHRHVRSEHQVITRDAEATLRQLDELGAEAVEVSRMSVDEIAVQILKEGHHVASTES, encoded by the coding sequence ATGAATGACCATGCCGAGGCCATCCGCCTCGCCGGGCTCAGCAAGCGATTCCCGGGTTTCCAGCTGGGGCCGCTCGACCTGACCCTGGAAGCGGGCACTGTGCTCGCCCTGGTCGGGCCAAACGGCGCCGGTAAGACTACGACCCTGAACTGCATTTCCGGTCTGGTCGTGCCGGACGAGGGCGCCGTCGGAGTCTTCGGCGCGCCCGTCCACCCGGTCCGAACGGAGTACCGACGCGATGTCGGATATGTCGGTGAAGAGAGCGGATTCTTCCAGCGTTGGACAGCCGGCCGCAACCTCGAGTACCTGGCCGGCCTGCTCCCCGGCTGGTCGAACGACCGTGCGAGGCGACTCGCCGATCGCATCGGCCTGCCATTGGACAGGCCGGTCAACAAGCTGTCGCGCGGCAACACGACCAAGCTCGCCCTTGTAGCGGCCATGTCTCACCGGCCGCGCCTGCTCCTGCTGGACGAGCCGACCTCCGGCCTCGACCCGGTTGTCAGAGCAGAGGTGCTGGACGTGCTGTGGGAGACCATCGAGGACGGAGAGCACGCGGTTCTCTACTCCACCCACGTCCTGTCCGATATCAATCGCCTCGCTGACGAGCTGGTCTTCCTGCGTGACGGCCGAATCGTGTTGCGTACCGGGCGGGACGAGCTCGGCGAGCGCTGGCGACGGGTTTCTTTCCGGTTAACGAACGAAGAGGTCGAACTCTCCGGTGTCGTCGAGCACCGCCATGTGCGCTCCGAGCACCAGGTCATCACCCGGGATGCCGAGGCCACCTTGCGCCAGCTCGACGAGCTCGGGGCGGAGGCGGTCGAGGTCTCGCGCATGAGCGTCGACGAGATCGCGGTACAGATCCTCAAGGAGGGACACCATGTGGCGAGCACTGAAAGCTGA
- a CDS encoding SpoIIE family protein phosphatase, translating to MRDQIARQLRERIVRGELAAGQVLPAHRQLARQFRVAPSTVEAAYEALLADGLLTGSPEGGIKVAKIGAERRGDMVERLQLENLVAQELGRRELEMARDVQRRLLPPSEVTGPGWEVAARCQPARIVAGDFYDVLRRADGSVDVIIADVAGKGFAASLIMASVKAMLPFVTAEGTVAESLAQLNGRLTFELGRGEFVALTLARYHPSDRRVELANAGAPDPYLVRPGQPPQPLSVPGPRLPLGVREGVAYASRRVELREDDSLLLLTDGLPEARDTAGEPMGYEVLEEMLSQAPPTGSPSSWLTELFDSVQKRSVRAPEDDWTAAMLVRREAEGAS from the coding sequence GTGCGCGACCAGATCGCGCGCCAACTCCGCGAACGGATCGTGCGCGGCGAGCTGGCGGCCGGCCAGGTCCTGCCCGCACACCGGCAGCTGGCCCGCCAGTTCCGGGTAGCTCCGTCCACCGTCGAGGCAGCCTACGAGGCACTCCTCGCCGACGGGCTACTGACCGGATCGCCGGAGGGCGGCATCAAGGTGGCGAAGATCGGTGCCGAACGCAGGGGCGACATGGTCGAGCGTCTACAACTCGAAAATCTGGTCGCGCAGGAGCTCGGGCGGCGTGAGCTGGAGATGGCCCGCGACGTCCAACGCCGGCTGCTGCCCCCATCCGAGGTCACTGGCCCGGGTTGGGAGGTGGCCGCTCGCTGCCAACCGGCCCGGATCGTGGCGGGAGATTTCTACGACGTGCTGCGACGCGCCGACGGCAGCGTCGACGTGATCATTGCCGACGTCGCCGGCAAGGGCTTCGCGGCCAGCCTCATCATGGCGTCGGTCAAGGCGATGCTTCCCTTCGTCACGGCCGAAGGCACTGTCGCCGAATCACTGGCCCAGCTCAACGGCCGGTTGACGTTCGAGCTCGGCCGCGGCGAGTTCGTCGCCCTGACGTTGGCTCGGTACCATCCGTCCGACCGCCGCGTCGAGCTGGCGAACGCCGGTGCGCCGGATCCCTATCTGGTGCGACCAGGCCAGCCCCCGCAGCCCCTGTCGGTGCCCGGACCGCGCCTGCCGCTGGGCGTTCGCGAGGGGGTTGCCTACGCCTCGCGCAGGGTGGAGCTGAGGGAAGACGACAGTCTGCTCCTGCTGACCGACGGTTTACCAGAGGCACGCGATACCGCCGGCGAGCCGATGGGGTACGAGGTGCTGGAGGAGATGCTCTCCCAGGCACCTCCGACCGGGTCGCCCTCCTCGTGGCTCACAGAGCTCTTCGATTCGGTCCAGAAGCGCAGCGTGCGCGCACCGGAGGACGACTGGACCGCAGCCATGCTGGTGCGCAGGGAGGCCGAGGGGGCGTCATGA
- a CDS encoding MFS transporter, with the protein MPRLEPLQPMVPWFDVSTTPEDWDNAPPDILGTILTRLYLIRAFEEKVLDLAGEGLIHGPVHSSIGQEGVAVGSCVALRPSDQVNGSHRAHHQFLAKSLGFLADTDDPTAEFSARTEELVQRTMAEIAGLADGFCKGRGGSMHLRWKNAGVLGTNAIVGGGVPFAAGAAFAQRRSGSDDVVVTYFGDGAVNIGSVLETMNLSAAWKLPLLFFIENNLYAVATHFEDVSEESRASSRGQAFGIPSWRVDGMDPLAVKIATDLALEVLRAENGPAIIEANCYRYFHQSGPLPGSAFGYRSKEEEQEWRARDPLELVKSAMIDRDLVTVEDINQLAERARSLMQRCAERLTETVDNRRRIRDELWPKPEFRDVGIRGDLSELDGLRNEEELSFSGPLHERKFVDAVADVMHRRMASDDSIIVLGEDIHRLKGGTNGATRGLAEAFPDRILCTPISENAFVGLGGGVAADGRFKPVVELMYADFSWVAADQIFNQIAKARHMFGGDIDMPLVLRTKVAMGTGYGSQHSMDPTGTYAASPGWRIVAASTPFDYVGLMNSALACQDPVLVLEHVALYQTKGRIPVDDLDYYIPLGKAKIARSGSVLTILTYLSMVHEAVEAVNNLGIDAEVVDLRSLDRASLDWHTIEASVQKTNNVIVVEQGSLGHSYGGMLADEIQRRLLDWLDQPVLRVHGGEASPSISKVLERAAIAGQSEIEVCLRTAMSNLGTPLPD; encoded by the coding sequence ATGCCACGTCTTGAACCCCTCCAACCGATGGTCCCCTGGTTCGACGTGTCCACCACGCCAGAAGACTGGGACAACGCGCCACCGGATATCCTCGGCACCATCCTGACTCGTCTCTATCTGATTCGGGCATTCGAAGAGAAGGTGCTCGACCTCGCTGGCGAAGGCCTCATCCATGGACCGGTCCACTCGTCCATCGGGCAGGAAGGCGTGGCGGTTGGCTCGTGCGTCGCATTACGTCCGTCGGACCAGGTGAATGGCTCGCACCGCGCACACCACCAATTCCTGGCGAAATCGCTCGGATTCCTCGCCGACACCGACGATCCGACGGCGGAATTTTCGGCCCGGACCGAGGAACTCGTGCAGCGGACCATGGCCGAGATCGCAGGCCTCGCGGATGGTTTCTGTAAGGGTCGGGGCGGTTCCATGCACCTGCGATGGAAAAACGCGGGCGTTCTCGGCACGAACGCCATCGTGGGCGGTGGAGTTCCGTTCGCGGCAGGAGCGGCGTTCGCACAAAGGCGCTCGGGATCGGACGACGTGGTGGTGACGTACTTTGGCGATGGTGCAGTGAATATCGGGTCGGTGCTCGAAACGATGAATCTGAGTGCGGCCTGGAAGCTCCCATTGCTGTTCTTCATCGAAAATAACCTGTATGCGGTGGCGACGCATTTTGAAGATGTTTCCGAGGAGTCCCGCGCGTCGAGCCGCGGCCAGGCATTCGGGATTCCGTCATGGCGGGTCGACGGAATGGACCCGCTCGCGGTCAAGATCGCCACCGACCTCGCGTTGGAAGTCCTGCGCGCCGAGAACGGTCCTGCGATCATCGAAGCCAACTGCTACCGGTACTTCCACCAGAGCGGACCGCTTCCCGGCAGCGCTTTCGGTTACCGCAGCAAAGAGGAGGAGCAAGAGTGGCGCGCGCGCGACCCGCTCGAATTGGTCAAATCCGCGATGATCGATCGCGATCTCGTGACGGTCGAAGACATCAATCAGTTGGCCGAACGCGCACGATCTCTGATGCAGAGATGCGCGGAACGGTTGACCGAAACAGTCGACAACCGTCGCAGAATACGGGATGAGCTCTGGCCCAAACCCGAATTTCGCGATGTCGGCATCCGGGGTGACCTGTCGGAACTCGACGGCCTGCGGAACGAGGAAGAGCTTTCTTTCTCTGGCCCGCTTCACGAAAGGAAGTTCGTCGACGCCGTGGCGGACGTGATGCACAGGCGCATGGCGAGCGATGATTCGATCATCGTGTTGGGTGAGGACATCCACCGGCTCAAGGGCGGCACCAACGGCGCCACCAGGGGGCTCGCCGAGGCTTTCCCGGATCGCATTCTCTGCACACCGATCAGCGAAAATGCCTTCGTTGGGCTCGGCGGTGGTGTGGCCGCGGACGGACGCTTCAAACCTGTAGTCGAACTGATGTACGCGGACTTCTCATGGGTCGCTGCGGATCAGATCTTCAACCAGATTGCCAAGGCGCGCCACATGTTCGGCGGCGACATCGACATGCCACTTGTCCTGCGGACGAAGGTCGCGATGGGCACCGGATATGGATCCCAGCATTCGATGGATCCTACTGGCACGTACGCGGCGTCGCCGGGTTGGAGAATCGTGGCCGCATCTACGCCGTTTGATTACGTCGGCCTCATGAACTCGGCGCTCGCGTGCCAGGACCCGGTTCTCGTTTTGGAACACGTCGCTCTGTATCAGACCAAGGGCCGGATCCCCGTCGATGACCTCGACTATTACATACCGCTTGGCAAGGCCAAGATCGCGCGTTCCGGAAGCGTGCTGACGATTCTCACGTATCTGTCAATGGTTCATGAGGCGGTGGAGGCGGTCAACAATCTGGGGATCGACGCCGAGGTCGTCGATCTTCGGTCACTCGACCGAGCGAGTCTCGATTGGCACACCATCGAAGCGAGTGTGCAGAAGACCAACAACGTGATTGTTGTCGAGCAGGGCTCACTTGGCCATTCATACGGGGGCATGCTGGCAGACGAAATCCAGCGTCGTCTATTGGATTGGCTGGATCAACCCGTGTTAAGGGTCCATGGCGGGGAGGCGTCACCGAGCATCTCAAAGGTTCTTGAACGGGCGGCCATCGCAGGCCAGTCGGAGATCGAGGTGTGTCTCCGAACTGCGATGTCGAATCTGGGCACGCCCTTGCCTGATTAG
- a CDS encoding GntR family transcriptional regulator → MILTLSDLSDEPLHAQISRQIRAKILAGDLDGGAPLPSIRGLAKGQRVSVITVQRAYDDLEREGLVHSRRGKGFWVAPIPKGRKNTMAEERFENALRRLVAHAAAEGLSEAEMRRILDELLKRGAHR, encoded by the coding sequence ATGATCCTGACCCTGTCGGATCTTTCCGACGAACCGCTGCACGCGCAGATCTCGCGTCAGATTCGCGCGAAGATCCTTGCCGGCGATCTGGACGGCGGCGCTCCGCTGCCCTCGATCCGCGGTCTCGCCAAGGGACAGCGGGTGAGCGTCATTACGGTGCAGCGCGCGTACGACGATCTCGAGCGCGAGGGACTCGTGCATTCCCGTCGCGGCAAGGGTTTTTGGGTGGCGCCGATACCCAAAGGAAGGAAGAATACGATGGCCGAGGAGCGTTTCGAGAACGCACTGAGAAGGCTGGTGGCGCATGCCGCCGCCGAGGGCCTGAGCGAAGCCGAGATGCGGCGCATCCTGGACGAACTCTTGAAGAGAGGGGCGCATCGATGA
- a CDS encoding potassium transporter Kup — protein MVTTAEETEKNSADETRGKRLAFLSLAALGVVYGDIGTSPLYAVRECFHGTYAIEVNRANILGVLSLILWALLIVVTVKYLSFILRADNRGEGGVIALTALISPQRRTRSGRVLFLGALGLFGASLLYGDGMITPAISVLSAVEGLDVATPVLSPYVVPIAVMILFALFAVQKFGTGSVGAFFGPVTLVWFGVLAALGIRSLVASPEVLVAISPAYAAGFLLNNGSVGFLTLGAVFLVVTGSEALYADMGHFGRRPIRVAWYCIVLPSLLLNYFGQGALLLRHPEAAHNPFYNLAPAWALYPLVGIATVATIIASQAVISGAFSLTRQAIQLGYCPRMRIEHTSSEEIGQVYVPFVNWTLMIATIGIVMVFRSSHTLAAAYGVAVTTTMLITTILFFFVARERWGWGLLRAGLPTALFIVVDLSFFGANISKIGHGAWFPLVIGVVVYFLFSTWRRGRQILARKFAAKTQPFEDFFAMLETEKIPRVPGRAVYMTSTHSGIPPVLLHNLAHNKVLHEEVVLLTVVPAEVPRVPAGEKIELEELGHGFFQLTAHYGFMETASVPHVLGAAKAKGLDLSMADTSFFLGREALYARTKDGLAAWRIAVFRFMSRNALGATTFFHISRNRVIEIGAQIEL, from the coding sequence ATGGTGACCACTGCGGAGGAAACCGAAAAGAATAGTGCCGACGAAACTCGGGGCAAGCGGCTTGCATTCCTCTCTCTGGCGGCTCTCGGGGTGGTGTATGGCGACATCGGAACCAGTCCCCTCTATGCAGTCCGCGAGTGCTTCCACGGCACCTACGCCATCGAAGTCAACCGCGCCAACATTCTCGGGGTGCTATCGCTGATTCTCTGGGCACTTTTGATCGTCGTCACCGTCAAGTACCTGTCGTTCATCCTGCGCGCCGACAACCGGGGCGAGGGCGGTGTGATCGCTCTGACGGCCCTGATCAGTCCGCAACGACGCACCCGTTCGGGACGTGTCCTTTTCCTCGGGGCCCTAGGTCTGTTCGGCGCCTCGTTGCTCTACGGCGACGGCATGATCACGCCGGCGATCTCGGTCCTCAGCGCTGTCGAGGGCCTTGATGTCGCGACGCCAGTCCTTTCGCCGTACGTCGTCCCGATCGCGGTCATGATCCTGTTCGCCCTGTTCGCTGTTCAGAAGTTCGGCACTGGCAGCGTCGGCGCGTTCTTCGGCCCCGTGACCCTGGTGTGGTTCGGCGTGCTGGCGGCGCTCGGTATCAGGAGCTTGGTCGCCAGTCCGGAGGTGCTTGTTGCCATCAGCCCTGCCTACGCCGCGGGGTTCCTCCTCAACAACGGGTCGGTCGGTTTCCTGACCCTCGGCGCGGTGTTCCTCGTCGTCACCGGTTCGGAGGCTTTGTACGCAGATATGGGTCACTTCGGCCGCCGGCCGATCCGCGTGGCGTGGTATTGCATTGTCCTGCCCTCCCTACTGCTCAACTACTTCGGCCAGGGGGCGCTGCTGTTGCGGCATCCCGAGGCCGCTCACAACCCCTTTTATAACCTTGCCCCGGCCTGGGCCCTTTATCCCCTGGTCGGGATCGCGACAGTTGCGACAATCATCGCCTCCCAGGCCGTGATCTCGGGCGCCTTCTCTTTGACGCGGCAGGCGATCCAGCTGGGCTACTGCCCGCGAATGCGGATCGAGCACACCTCGTCGGAGGAAATCGGGCAGGTGTACGTTCCCTTCGTGAACTGGACACTGATGATCGCCACCATCGGCATCGTGATGGTTTTCCGGTCATCCCACACTCTCGCTGCGGCCTACGGAGTCGCGGTCACGACGACCATGCTCATCACAACGATCCTATTCTTCTTCGTCGCCCGCGAGCGGTGGGGCTGGGGACTGCTCCGGGCAGGCCTGCCGACTGCGCTGTTTATCGTCGTTGATCTGTCGTTCTTCGGCGCCAACATCTCGAAGATCGGCCACGGCGCGTGGTTTCCACTGGTGATCGGCGTGGTCGTGTATTTCCTGTTTTCTACCTGGAGGCGTGGACGCCAGATCCTCGCCCGGAAGTTTGCGGCGAAAACGCAGCCGTTCGAGGATTTCTTTGCGATGCTCGAGACAGAGAAGATCCCGCGTGTGCCTGGTCGCGCGGTTTACATGACGAGCACTCATTCCGGAATCCCTCCGGTGTTGCTCCACAACCTTGCCCACAACAAGGTCCTGCACGAGGAGGTGGTGTTGCTCACCGTAGTGCCGGCGGAGGTTCCCCGCGTACCTGCCGGTGAAAAGATCGAGCTCGAGGAGCTCGGGCACGGCTTCTTCCAACTCACCGCCCACTACGGCTTCATGGAGACCGCAAGTGTGCCGCACGTGCTTGGCGCTGCAAAGGCAAAGGGCCTCGATCTCTCGATGGCCGACACCAGTTTCTTCCTCGGCCGGGAGGCGCTGTACGCGCGCACGAAGGATGGCCTGGCGGCGTGGCGGATCGCCGTCTTCCGCTTCATGTCACGCAATGCCCTTGGCGCCACGACGTTCTTCCATATTTCCCGAAACCGCGTCATCGAGATCGGCGCCCAGATCGAGCTCTAG
- a CDS encoding BON domain-containing protein codes for MNSKQTTVIAVIGTVFLGLTLSTPSLAGDRVADTDITFWVQSALRQDERVDASRITVATTDGIVTLSGEVDNITAKEYAERETKKINGVLGVINQIIVEAGWRSDADIQLVVRRRILNSAVIDSEGIKVTSANGKVTLTGEVDSWSEWEEAGLLAGEVRGVREVANDLMVLPTAGRSDLEIKNDAVAALARNVYTTSLPITVAVRDGVITLTGSVGNAFEKDRAEETVRWISNVRGVNNALEVAWIEERGVRETEAVPSDSELLQSVREDLDQDWRLINSDISVAVTDGNVKLYGSVPNYSEKRLAEKDARDVVGVGWVTNNLFARVDKREDPLIEFDVRFDLVTDSSVGAFDITPRVESGIVTLSGNVHTWYQKYHAGEVAAGVRGVRDVINEIAIARTNWESDAELTKDIASRLTWNWTTWWVHDDIGVTVKNGVATLTGDVSRWSQRKEAGNVAIHTPGVSKVDNRLTVRGYDYPWDEWYTKPT; via the coding sequence ATGAATAGCAAGCAAACTACTGTCATAGCTGTCATCGGGACCGTGTTTCTCGGTTTGACGTTGTCAACGCCGAGCCTCGCCGGCGACAGGGTTGCCGACACCGACATCACGTTCTGGGTTCAATCCGCCCTCCGTCAGGACGAACGAGTCGACGCATCGCGGATCACGGTTGCCACCACCGACGGCATTGTCACGTTATCCGGCGAGGTCGATAACATCACTGCCAAAGAGTATGCGGAAAGGGAGACCAAGAAGATCAACGGCGTGCTCGGCGTGATCAACCAGATTATCGTCGAGGCAGGCTGGAGGTCGGATGCAGACATTCAGCTCGTGGTCCGAAGGCGAATCCTCAACAGCGCTGTCATCGATTCGGAGGGCATAAAAGTGACCTCCGCCAACGGGAAAGTCACCCTAACGGGAGAGGTCGACTCATGGTCCGAATGGGAGGAGGCGGGCCTTCTGGCCGGCGAGGTCCGCGGCGTGCGAGAGGTGGCCAATGATCTGATGGTCCTGCCCACCGCCGGACGCAGCGATCTCGAAATCAAGAACGATGCGGTAGCGGCGTTGGCGAGGAACGTCTACACGACCAGCCTGCCGATCACCGTCGCGGTCAGGGACGGAGTGATCACCCTCACGGGTTCGGTCGGCAACGCCTTCGAGAAGGACCGCGCTGAAGAAACGGTCCGTTGGATCTCCAACGTACGAGGAGTCAACAATGCACTCGAGGTTGCCTGGATCGAAGAGAGAGGCGTGCGCGAAACGGAAGCTGTTCCCTCTGACTCCGAGCTTCTGCAATCGGTGCGAGAGGACCTGGATCAGGACTGGCGCCTGATCAACTCCGATATCTCTGTCGCGGTTACCGACGGAAACGTCAAATTGTACGGCTCGGTGCCGAACTACTCCGAGAAGCGTCTGGCCGAGAAGGATGCGCGTGACGTCGTCGGCGTCGGATGGGTCACCAACAACCTGTTTGCACGGGTTGACAAGCGGGAAGACCCCCTCATCGAATTCGATGTACGGTTCGACCTCGTCACCGATTCCAGCGTCGGTGCTTTCGACATCACACCGCGGGTGGAGAGCGGCATCGTTACGCTCTCTGGGAATGTCCACACTTGGTACCAGAAGTATCACGCCGGAGAGGTGGCGGCGGGTGTGAGAGGCGTGCGAGACGTGATCAACGAGATCGCCATCGCCCGCACGAACTGGGAATCCGACGCGGAGCTGACCAAGGATATTGCAAGCCGGCTCACCTGGAACTGGACCACGTGGTGGGTGCACGACGACATCGGAGTCACGGTGAAGAACGGTGTTGCGACGCTGACCGGAGACGTCAGCAGGTGGTCACAACGCAAGGAGGCCGGAAACGTGGCGATACATACGCCGGGCGTCTCGAAGGTCGACAACCGGCTGACCGTCAGGGGCTACGACTATCCCTGGGACGAGTGGTACACAAAGCCAACCTAA
- a CDS encoding alpha/beta hydrolase, producing the protein MPFAHNGETRIFWREIGCGEPLLLIMGIGYTSDMWLHVEPGLSDHYRVIMFDNRGVGKSDTVPGPHRIPTMAEDAAAVLDAADVETAHIFGLSMGGYIAQEFALNFPQRVRALVLGGASCGGENAVPARQEVWDVAQERLNMPPEDAVRALVPYIYDPSTPRERIEMDMKIRLRTYPSAESYVAQLEGILQWESFGRLGQLRAPTLVMHGEHDQLVPPENGRLLAEMIPGATLEMLPDASHMFTTDRPQETVSTVVRFLDGCEQNAPTPS; encoded by the coding sequence GTGCCGTTCGCACACAACGGAGAAACTCGGATCTTCTGGAGAGAAATCGGCTGCGGTGAACCGCTCCTCCTGATCATGGGCATCGGCTACACGTCGGACATGTGGCTCCACGTTGAACCGGGCCTGTCCGATCACTATCGAGTCATCATGTTCGACAACCGGGGCGTCGGCAAAAGCGATACCGTGCCTGGTCCGCACCGCATCCCGACGATGGCTGAGGATGCCGCAGCGGTTCTCGATGCGGCTGACGTCGAGACCGCCCACATCTTCGGCCTTTCGATGGGTGGCTACATCGCACAGGAATTCGCCCTGAATTTCCCACAGCGAGTTCGCGCGCTCGTTTTGGGTGGCGCTTCGTGCGGTGGGGAGAACGCAGTTCCGGCCAGACAGGAAGTCTGGGACGTTGCGCAGGAGCGACTGAACATGCCACCTGAAGACGCCGTCCGCGCGTTGGTTCCGTACATCTACGATCCGTCGACGCCGAGAGAACGGATTGAAATGGATATGAAGATCCGTCTCAGGACCTACCCATCAGCTGAATCTTACGTGGCACAGCTGGAGGGTATCCTTCAGTGGGAGTCTTTTGGACGACTCGGACAGCTTCGAGCCCCGACGCTGGTAATGCACGGGGAGCACGATCAGCTGGTTCCGCCTGAGAATGGCCGGCTGCTGGCCGAAATGATACCCGGGGCGACCCTCGAGATGCTGCCGGACGCCAGCCACATGTTCACCACCGATCGACCGCAAGAAACGGTTTCTACCGTCGTTCGATTCTTGGATGGGTGTGAGCAAAATGCACCCACTCCATCCTGA